The following are from one region of the Arcobacter arenosus genome:
- a CDS encoding ATP-binding protein, which yields MKFYNREKELENLKDIQKSSLSSSKMTVIVGRRRIGKTKLIKEAYKNKVYLFVSKKNEALLCAEFIDIIENTLAIKVFGQFTSFKNLFEYLMNLSMTKPFTFVIDEFQEFLQINSSIYSDMQNIWDEYKDKSKMNLVLSGSIYSLMKKIFEDKKEPLFGRANNKIHLKSFTINTLKEILEENYPKYKNKDLLSFYIFTGGVAKYVEIFVEKQAFTFEKQLEVIFSDFSLFLEEGKNLLVEEFGKEYTTYFSILSLIASSKTSRSQIESVLEKNIGGYLDKLENDYTLIKKIKPIFSKEGSRVVKYEIIDNYFNFWFRFIYKYKSAIEIENYEFVKDIIRRDFSMYSGKFLEKYFIEKLQLEKNYSQLGTYWEKSNQNEIDIVALNELEKKVLIAEVKLNAKKIDIDLLEEKSKKLEKNFKKYKIQYIGYSLEDM from the coding sequence ATGAAATTTTATAATAGAGAAAAAGAGTTAGAAAACTTAAAAGATATACAAAAATCTTCCTTGTCTTCTTCAAAGATGACTGTTATAGTTGGTAGAAGAAGGATTGGTAAAACAAAACTTATAAAAGAAGCATATAAAAATAAAGTATATCTTTTTGTATCAAAGAAAAATGAAGCTTTACTTTGTGCTGAGTTTATAGATATTATTGAAAATACTTTAGCTATTAAGGTTTTTGGACAGTTTACATCTTTTAAAAATTTATTTGAGTATCTAATGAACTTATCTATGACAAAGCCCTTTACCTTTGTAATAGATGAGTTTCAAGAGTTTTTACAAATAAATAGTTCTATTTATAGTGATATGCAAAATATTTGGGATGAGTATAAAGATAAATCTAAAATGAATTTAGTTTTAAGTGGTTCTATATATTCACTGATGAAAAAAATATTTGAAGACAAAAAAGAACCTTTGTTTGGTAGGGCAAATAATAAAATTCATCTAAAAAGTTTTACTATAAACACTTTAAAAGAGATCTTAGAAGAAAACTATCCAAAGTATAAAAATAAAGACCTATTATCTTTTTATATATTTACAGGTGGGGTTGCAAAATATGTAGAGATTTTTGTAGAAAAACAAGCTTTTACTTTTGAAAAACAATTAGAAGTAATATTTAGTGATTTTTCACTATTTTTAGAAGAGGGCAAGAATTTACTTGTAGAAGAGTTTGGTAAAGAATACACTACATATTTCTCTATTTTATCTTTAATAGCTAGTTCTAAAACTTCAAGAAGTCAGATTGAATCAGTCCTAGAAAAAAATATTGGTGGATATTTAGACAAATTGGAAAATGATTATACTTTGATAAAAAAGATTAAACCTATCTTTTCTAAAGAGGGTAGTAGGGTTGTCAAATACGAGATAATTGATAACTATTTTAACTTTTGGTTTAGGTTTATTTATAAATATAAAAGTGCTATTGAGATTGAAAATTATGAGTTTGTTAAAGATATAATTAGAAGAGATTTTTCTATGTATAGTGGAAAGTTTTTAGAAAAGTATTTTATTGAAAAATTACAACTTGAAAAAAACTATTCTCAACTAGGAACTTATTGGGAAAAATCAAATCAAAATGAAATAGATATAGTTGCATTAAATGAACTAGAAAAAAAAGTTTTAATAGCAGAAGTGAAATTAAATGCTAAGAAAATAGATATAGATTTGTTAGAAGAAAAATCTAAAAAATTGGAAAAAAACTTTAAAAAATATAAGATACAATATATTGGATATAGTCTAGAAGATATGTAG
- the dapE gene encoding succinyl-diaminopimelate desuccinylase, translating into MTVIELFQKLLKFKSVTPDDDGAFDFIAEYLGDTWECISVDMEGVKNRFYYKKFNENPQHLCFAGHIDVVPPGQGWDVDPFAADIIDGVITARGTQDMKSGDAAFLYACKHAVDFDGTLSILMTSDEEGEGTYGTIKMLEHLKEIDFIPQYAVVAEPTCEEIFGDAIKVGRRGSINGYITIKGKQGHAAYPEKCINPVHNFAHILPQIAGYNLDNGDEYFAPSKMVITDIRGGMEVTNVTPNELKLMFNVRNSTNTTRESVEEFIHEKLNGLEYDFRTTQGSFPFVTNKESKVVKAMEDSIQKVLGLKTKHSTHGGTSDARYFGSFGIEAIEFGVINDTIHSVGERTTVKEVEGLCKVYEDLIRNF; encoded by the coding sequence ATGACAGTTATAGAGTTATTTCAAAAGCTATTAAAATTTAAATCTGTTACACCTGATGATGATGGTGCATTTGATTTTATTGCTGAGTATCTTGGAGATACTTGGGAGTGTATCAGTGTTGATATGGAAGGTGTTAAAAATAGATTTTATTATAAAAAATTTAATGAAAATCCACAACATTTATGTTTTGCAGGACATATTGATGTGGTACCACCAGGACAAGGTTGGGATGTAGACCCCTTTGCTGCAGATATCATTGATGGTGTTATAACAGCAAGAGGAACACAAGATATGAAAAGTGGAGATGCTGCTTTTTTATATGCTTGTAAACATGCTGTTGATTTTGATGGGACATTAAGTATTCTAATGACAAGTGACGAAGAGGGTGAGGGTACATATGGAACCATCAAAATGCTTGAACACTTAAAAGAGATTGATTTTATTCCACAATATGCGGTTGTAGCAGAGCCAACTTGCGAAGAGATTTTTGGAGATGCCATTAAAGTAGGGCGTAGAGGAAGTATCAATGGATATATTACAATTAAAGGTAAACAAGGACATGCTGCATACCCTGAAAAATGTATAAATCCGGTTCACAACTTCGCTCACATTTTACCTCAAATTGCTGGATATAATTTAGATAATGGAGATGAATATTTCGCTCCAAGTAAAATGGTTATCACAGATATAAGAGGTGGTATGGAAGTTACAAATGTAACTCCAAATGAACTAAAACTTATGTTCAATGTAAGAAACTCTACAAATACTACAAGAGAATCAGTTGAAGAGTTTATCCATGAAAAACTAAATGGTTTAGAATATGACTTTAGAACAACTCAAGGTTCTTTTCCATTTGTTACAAATAAAGAATCAAAAGTGGTAAAAGCTATGGAAGATTCAATTCAAAAGGTTTTAGGACTAAAAACAAAACATTCAACTCACGGTGGAACTTCTGATGCCAGATATTTTGGTAGCTTTGGGATTGAAGCTATAGAATTTGGAGTGATAAACGATACTATTCACTCTGTTGGTGAAAGAACAACAGTAAAAGAAGTTGAAGGTCTTTGTAAAGTATATGAAGATTTGATTAGAAATTTTTAA
- a CDS encoding MmcQ/YjbR family DNA-binding protein: MNLEQIESIFMAKQGATKDFPFGDDTIVFKVMDKMFGLISLKKTPLNINLKCDPNDAIAYRDIYGCVNPGYHMNKKHWNTITLDGTMKEDIVKDMVNESYDLIVSKLTKKQKEKLLLK; encoded by the coding sequence ATGAACTTAGAACAAATAGAATCTATATTTATGGCTAAACAAGGTGCAACAAAAGATTTTCCTTTTGGCGATGATACTATTGTCTTTAAAGTTATGGATAAAATGTTTGGTCTTATTAGTTTGAAAAAAACTCCATTAAATATAAATTTAAAATGTGATCCAAATGATGCAATAGCCTATAGAGATATTTATGGGTGCGTAAATCCAGGTTATCATATGAATAAAAAGCATTGGAATACTATAACCTTAGATGGGACTATGAAAGAAGATATAGTAAAAGATATGGTCAATGAATCATATGATTTAATAGTATCTAAACTAACAAAAAAACAAAAAGAAAAGTTACTTTTAAAATAA
- a CDS encoding DUF6858 family protein: MKQKIFKDKYHIFEIEFSKNELKFKNVNEILAALKDKIDAHPVIAYISTFDQFSQTKRVDGVIREDIKDAKNIIFCFGKEIPTPEVLAVRPRAIGVCELEDSFVVNFLEAPNEQANIIMEEMIKSLKD; this comes from the coding sequence ATGAAACAAAAAATATTTAAAGATAAATACCATATTTTTGAGATTGAATTTTCAAAAAATGAATTAAAATTTAAAAATGTAAATGAGATATTAGCGGCTCTAAAAGATAAAATTGATGCGCATCCTGTAATAGCTTATATTTCAACATTTGATCAGTTTTCACAAACAAAAAGAGTAGATGGAGTTATAAGAGAAGATATAAAAGATGCAAAAAACATTATATTTTGTTTTGGTAAAGAGATACCAACTCCTGAGGTTTTAGCTGTAAGACCAAGGGCAATAGGTGTTTGTGAATTAGAAGACTCTTTTGTAGTAAACTTTTTGGAAGCGCCAAATGAACAAGCAAATATAATCATGGAAGAAATGATTAAATCATTAAAAGACTAG
- a CDS encoding DUF748 domain-containing protein produces MKKNSIYITLISIVAIYAIVGFVAVPKLLKPQIQKILNENLTQKAKLEKIEFNPFLLKLSLQNLEIYNEKETTAKIDNIYVDFAVLRSIDELHIAFKDLKLVNPYVNIIEYEDGTFNLQKLLKEKEEEKTKEETKTASSDIKFQIYRTILENATINFTKLNEEDEPYKLNISKFDYTFYDMGTFRNILASHSLRMLINQNSELEINGGLKLAPFKMYGNIELRNIRPKEFLDYKKDLVNFDLNEDSFINLKIGYKVDTENKLDVILNDGYLALNKLNISKDEKTLTSLENFVIDNINLQYPKNNIDIDTIALNQLNLNAIIDEKGEINFANLIVNDEKNVVEVKNNEIETNDSQEESKKWIISLKNFDLKKSNIKFDDLSNKLFTKTNDLNIALKDLNIDGDDITLAKLSLSKPTITINDNKNNLSILNKELEIDANNFSFTNSNILLDEINIKNSALDFEDLKNKNTIFSKKTDLYISKINKENENINISDIKLTNPSIYFLDKKNSINVVANSNTMTAKNFSLKGNDISLDETRLTIPTIKFNDKKSKMNVTTKSLNLSAFNTTLKEEKLNIKTIRLAKPSVYLVDNKNNQNIVAKNININVNKISFDNNNLKIQSSNINKPYVSITLGKKEESKEKEVEEKTVKKVSKQKSDFKFDVGPVKIQNMKMTFEDKNLPIPFKTNIDELEGSFSRLNSSNSKPTKLQLEGKVDKYGYTKIVGTVDINDIKLLTDTNLLFKNIAIKNFTPYSGKFVGRKIDSGKLNLDLKYNIKKSDLSAQNSVIISDIKLGEKVESPDAVNLPLELAIALLEDSDGIIDIDLPISGNVDDPQFSIAPIVWKVFTNLIVKAITSPFALLGAMLGIDEEKIKSMDFEFGKSDIIPSEKETLDSIAKLLAKKPKLAIKIKPIYNPQKDKKALQDIKFEQFVLKRMEKIPQGDDYKEALEEFYNELKDVKELDKIKETYYKKDKNGKEYFETDRYTEYLRSFLASKQNVSEKELISITEKRIDNIKNYLFNIKQVSKESIIIDDITKQEDEKNKWAVFNFDVSTK; encoded by the coding sequence ATGAAAAAAAATAGTATCTATATAACCCTTATATCCATTGTTGCAATATATGCTATTGTTGGATTTGTAGCTGTACCAAAATTACTAAAGCCACAAATTCAAAAGATTTTAAATGAAAACCTTACCCAAAAAGCTAAATTAGAAAAAATTGAATTTAATCCTTTTTTATTAAAATTATCTTTACAAAACTTAGAAATTTACAACGAAAAAGAGACTACAGCAAAAATAGATAATATTTATGTTGATTTTGCTGTTTTAAGGTCAATTGATGAACTTCATATAGCTTTTAAAGATTTAAAACTTGTCAATCCCTATGTAAATATTATTGAATATGAAGATGGAACTTTTAACCTACAAAAACTTTTAAAAGAGAAAGAAGAGGAAAAAACTAAAGAGGAAACAAAAACTGCTAGTTCAGATATAAAGTTTCAGATATATAGAACTATTTTAGAGAATGCAACTATTAATTTTACAAAATTAAATGAAGAGGATGAGCCATATAAATTAAATATTAGTAAATTTGATTATACATTTTATGATATGGGTACATTTAGAAATATTTTAGCTTCACACTCTTTAAGAATGTTGATTAATCAAAACAGTGAATTAGAGATAAATGGAGGCTTAAAACTTGCTCCATTTAAAATGTATGGAAATATAGAACTAAGAAATATTAGACCAAAAGAGTTTTTAGACTATAAAAAAGATTTGGTAAATTTTGACCTAAATGAGGACTCTTTTATTAATCTAAAAATAGGTTATAAAGTTGATACTGAAAATAAATTAGATGTGATTTTAAATGATGGTTATCTAGCATTAAATAAACTTAATATTTCAAAAGATGAAAAAACACTAACTTCTTTAGAAAATTTTGTAATTGATAATATAAACCTTCAATACCCAAAAAACAATATTGATATAGATACAATAGCTTTAAATCAATTAAATCTAAATGCCATAATAGATGAAAAAGGTGAAATTAACTTTGCAAATTTAATTGTAAATGATGAAAAAAACGTTGTAGAAGTTAAAAACAATGAAATAGAAACAAATGATTCACAAGAAGAGAGTAAAAAATGGATTATCTCTTTAAAAAACTTTGATTTAAAAAAATCAAATATAAAATTTGACGATTTATCAAATAAACTTTTTACAAAAACAAATGATTTAAATATTGCATTAAAAGATTTAAATATTGATGGTGATGACATTACCCTTGCAAAGTTATCTTTGTCAAAACCAACTATTACAATCAATGATAATAAAAACAATTTATCAATTTTAAATAAAGAGTTGGAAATAGATGCAAACAATTTTTCTTTTACAAACTCAAATATCTTACTTGATGAAATAAACATAAAAAATAGTGCTTTAGATTTTGAAGATTTAAAAAATAAAAACACTATTTTTAGTAAAAAAACTGATTTATATATTAGTAAAATCAACAAAGAGAATGAGAATATAAATATTTCAGATATTAAATTAACAAACCCATCTATCTATTTTTTAGACAAGAAAAACTCTATAAATGTTGTGGCTAATTCAAATACAATGACAGCTAAAAACTTTAGCCTAAAGGGAAATGATATATCACTTGATGAAACAAGATTAACTATTCCAACTATTAAATTCAATGATAAAAAAAGTAAAATGAATGTCACAACAAAAAGCCTAAATCTAAGTGCTTTTAATACAACGCTAAAAGAGGAAAAACTAAATATTAAAACAATTAGATTAGCTAAACCATCAGTTTATTTAGTTGATAACAAAAACAATCAAAATATTGTTGCAAAAAACATTAATATAAATGTAAACAAAATCTCTTTTGATAACAATAATTTAAAAATTCAATCTTCAAATATAAATAAACCCTATGTATCAATTACACTTGGAAAAAAAGAGGAATCAAAAGAGAAAGAAGTTGAAGAAAAAACAGTAAAAAAAGTTTCAAAACAAAAAAGTGATTTTAAATTTGATGTAGGTCCAGTAAAAATACAAAATATGAAAATGACTTTTGAAGATAAAAATCTTCCAATCCCATTTAAAACAAATATAGATGAATTAGAAGGTAGTTTTTCAAGACTAAACTCAAGTAATTCAAAACCTACAAAACTTCAATTAGAAGGAAAAGTTGATAAATATGGTTATACAAAAATTGTTGGAACTGTAGATATAAATGATATTAAATTACTAACAGATACAAATTTATTATTTAAAAATATTGCAATTAAAAACTTTACACCTTACTCAGGTAAATTTGTAGGAAGAAAAATTGATAGTGGGAAATTAAATTTAGATTTAAAATACAATATCAAAAAATCTGATTTAAGTGCACAAAACTCTGTTATTATAAGTGATATTAAATTAGGTGAAAAAGTTGAAAGTCCTGATGCAGTAAATCTTCCATTGGAACTTGCAATTGCCCTATTAGAAGATTCAGATGGAATTATAGATATTGATTTACCTATCTCAGGAAATGTTGATGACCCTCAATTCTCAATTGCACCTATTGTCTGGAAAGTATTTACAAATTTAATTGTAAAAGCAATAACTTCACCATTTGCATTACTTGGAGCTATGTTAGGAATTGATGAAGAAAAAATAAAAAGTATGGATTTTGAGTTTGGTAAAAGCGATATTATCCCTTCTGAAAAAGAGACTTTAGATAGTATTGCAAAACTTTTAGCAAAAAAACCAAAACTCGCAATAAAAATAAAACCAATTTATAACCCTCAAAAAGACAAAAAAGCACTTCAAGATATAAAATTTGAACAGTTTGTTTTAAAAAGAATGGAAAAAATACCTCAAGGGGATGATTATAAAGAAGCTTTAGAAGAGTTTTATAATGAATTAAAAGATGTAAAAGAATTAGATAAAATAAAAGAAACATATTATAAAAAAGACAAAAATGGAAAAGAGTATTTTGAAACTGATAGATATACAGAATACCTAAGAAGTTTTCTTGCTTCTAAACAAAATGTTTCAGAAAAAGAGTTGATTTCAATTACAGAAAAAAGAATTGATAATATCAAAAACTACTTATTTAATATAAAACAAGTTTCAAAAGAATCTATTATTATAGATGATATTACAAAACAAGAAGATGAGAAAAATAAATGGGCTGTGTTTAACTTTGATGTTTCCACAAAATAG